ggtgcgggcccggagttgactttttgggttgactttttaatctcagctttatcttttggaatcacttcctatggcttttatctatagtattatattattttggctagattcaagccttCAGGAGGTTGATACACCCGGGAAGGGTTAGCGGAGTGATTTggtttgcttgaggtaagtatcttatctaaacttggttgaggcgctagttgcctgaattattcaTGATAGCTATGTGCTATAGGTACGTACATATGTGGGGCTTGAACCCATGTGCTAACACCGGAGTATTTAACCATGCCTAGgttgtgcttaggctatgatatgcctagaattgtctgttaagctttaagctatgatgtttctcatatttgtaataTTGTTgaaactatttgagccatgttttaGGCTATATAGAGGTTTAATCCCTGAATGAATTTGATAAATGCTATTTCTGTGATGAAATTAttaatttgagctatgatagcacactttgtacatgcctacactttagcatgtcatttataccagtccaggtgCATGAGATCCATCATTTATTCATcacatacatgtattcttgtttatttgctcctgtgtgatatgattggactggatgcctgtgaCCACTctgggcggattgtgttgttatgcctgcgATCACACCGGGCGTATTGTGtagttatgcatgtgaccatgtcGAACGGATTGTATTGTTATAGCCCTGACCACGCCGGCGAATTGTATTATTATGCCTATGACTACGCCAGACGGATTATGTTGTTGTGCCTGCGACCACACCGAGCAGATTTATTGAACATGTGACCACCCCAGACAGATTAtgttgttgttatgcctgtgaccataaATACAAAAGTAGATATAATTCTTGTTCTCTTCTGTGAATAATGACATAGACTTTTACAGTCTAGTCatgcttttctttttgttaaaatacttatttagtgtttaaaaaaagtaaagtaaaattGAAGGAGTGTTTTCTTGTGTTTTTAAATATCTTATTATTTAgaggtaaaataaataaataaataagtaaaagaCTAGAGAGTACCAAACAAAAGGATCCAAGCCATTAATATTTTTCTTGGACACAACTTCACTGGAGCTAATCTTTTCCCCTAATTATCAACCGTACTATTCCCCCTTATGAGGGAAACCCAAGCTCAAGACAAATCTAGACTTTATGTAGTCCAATGAAATTCGACGCCGAAAAAAGTATCAAGTGGTATGATACTTATATGAAAATTACGTTTTGTATTATTTTGTTGAAGATAAATACTCCTACTACTTTCTGAGTTTAAAAGGGACAGGACAGTAACTTCAGCAACTAACATTCCCTTTAGGCCTTTAAATACCCAAATAATTCCCTTGATGGAGACAACTTTCCGTGTACTTTATTCTTTGGTATCTTTTCCCTTACATTTGAGTTTTTATCTTATTTCACTCCTCAGACATGGAAGATGAAGCGCAAGACTCTACCTCATCAAACCAGTCTAATTCAACCCGGTCTAATTCCGAAAGAAATGAACCGGTGAGATCAAGGTGGAATCCAAAGCCGGAACAAATCCTAATACTTGAGTCAATCTTCAATAGTGGAATGGTAAATCCACCAAAAGATGAGACGGTGAGAATACGAAAAATTCTGGAGCAATTTGGCGCTGTTGGAGATGCAAATGTCTTCTACTGGTTTCAAAACCGCCGCTCAAGGTCTCGCCGTCGTCAAAGACAAATTCAGGCGAGTCTTAATGCTACCAACGAGAATAGTAGAAGTGGAGGAGAACAAGCTGCAAACTGTAGTAGTGGCTGTGCAATTCAATTTGGCCCCTCATCCATTTCTTTCCCTATGGCTGCACCTTCCAATTATCTTGTTCTTggttcttcttcgtcttcttgtGGAGGAGATATGGGAAATAATGCAAATGATGGTACTAATGGCCTCTTCCCTTTTTCTGGTCAAATGGGTCTTCCGGAAATCGAGCAAAACTCTTCTGTTAGCTCAATTTTGTGCTCACCAGCAGACAATGCTAACTTGCACTACCAAACTGGTATTGGTCTTTCTCAAAGTTCCAacaattattttaattatgacgTTTTTCTAAGCCATACTGGCAACTATTTATGAGATTCATACTTCTTGCTACCTTAATCAAGGCTTTGTTCTCACAATAAATGGCGGCATTTTTCTACTTGCCCCGGAATATAAGGAGGGAACACTCCACTTGAAttatatgcaaaaaaaaaaaaaaaacagtaatTTAGAAGGGAAAAAATGTTTTGAGTTGACATATCATATCGTACCAACAAAGTTTGTTGGCCAAATACATATACAGCCGAaaatttattttgtgtctcatacaactagtgttaGTTGTAGTTGTATGAGTCTCCTTTTAATCTCATAAATTTGTGTACCTCAATCTTATATTTTTGGGTCCATATAAATCTGGGTCCACAAAATTATGAGACAAAAAAATTGTCATAaacaactagtgtcagttgtatgagacacaaaataaaattttcctatACAGCCCATTCAACTTGGCACCATTTTTCATTTGGCATTCTATCTCTGCCTTGTATCATTTTGGCCCTTCAACTCTATTTTATAtgttccattttggccctccaactATATTTTTAATGTTCCACTTTAACATAAAAGCTAAAACAAGTACAAAAAATATAGTGCGTTTGTATACACAAATATGATGTgtaataaatatccaattaaatgTTGTCACCTGATTTTTCCATCCATGCCAAATGAGTCAATACTAAAATACCCGAACCCGGCCGTATTTTTTCATCCACTGTTGTCCCATCTTCATTCTGTAAGTTACAAGCCTTTCATTTGCCGATCTCATACCTGACCTTTTTAGATGAAATAAACCCACAAAAAATATGGTCGGGTTCAGGTATTTTAGTATTGACTCGTTTGATACTCCTATAAGGTTATAAGTAGTGTAGTGTAAAAGTGTTGAGTTATATTTCTGCGCAGGTGCTGAAGTAGTATGTGTTTCAGGGTTTATCACAGTTTTTATTAATGGAGTAGCGACAGAGGTGCCAAGGGGACCACTTGACATGAATTCTATGTTCGGCCAAGAAAACTTGGCTTTGTATCATTCCTCTGGGGTGCCACTGCCAGTTAATGAATATGGCTTTGTAGTTCAGAGTTTGCAGCATGGTGAAAGCTACTTCCTGGTAAGCTACCATTCCCTCCCACTCTCCCGCCTATATGattcacacacatatatatatatatatatatatatatatgtatatatttcgaTTCGTGCATTTAGGTCAACATAAGTTAGGTTCGTTtgcattttttcccttttttcggcTCGAAAGGGAAGGGTAGGGTGCCTGCAATTTACTTGTAGGATGGAGGAATCTTTAATGCTGCATGCGTTCATTGTATCTGCTTGTTTCCTGTTAACTAATTTAATAATTCTTCCGGttcaatttaattaatttttttaaaaaaaaattgtggttcataatatttaattttttaagatatcaaggagaattttttttttcttcaaagttATGCTTAGAGTAAAACGTGTCAGAATATGTGTTAAATTTCTAATGAACAAATTGAaaagatagtaaaggttaataggatcaattttattgttattaaaagaagaattttttaatatatacgaaaacagtaaaataaaatcaattaaagtggactcatgttaatctttaaagaaaatcagaAGGAGTTTAAGTGAGCTGGCTAATCATTAAGAATTGAGGTTGGGTTAATTCTTATAGTATATGCTTAACTGCCTTTACCTATTTTAATTTTAGAGAATTCCTTACCCCAAAATCAATTTAACATTTAATTACTTCACACACATTTATACGCTGCCATAGCCACTCTCttgcttcattttctttttcctcttttttttcgttCCCCTAAAGTTTTAAAACGTGTTTTTGACACAAAATTCTTCTGCCCGTCTTCTATATTAATGAGTTATaacaccgcttttattattagTTCAATATCATGACACGGGTAATTCTTTTTCattttgttaaagaatataaaatatCATGTATGGTCTCATGCGCTTTTGGCTAAATCATTAGGATACCTCAAAATCTGCGTAGGATtccaaaaattataaattaaacaacaaaacaagattCCTCTGCAAATCTAGAAATTTTTTGTCTTTTAGGCTGTGTTGAGAACTGATGATCTGAATTTGCTGTAGAACAATGGCGGCACTCATAAAACAAGAAACCATAGCGCTTTTTGGATTAAATTGTCGGTAAACTTCGtcataaaattcaagaaaaaatgTATAAGGATTTTCTTAACAAATTTTTTTTAAGAGAACATTATTTTTTAACATATACTatctccgttccaatttatgtgaacctatttgactgagtacggattttaagaaaaaattaaggctttttgaatttgtggtcctaaacaagtcaaaaagtgGTCTAGAGTATTTGTTAGTAAAATTGTaattttaaactaaattattttcaaatttaaaaaggggttattatttttgaaacagACAAAAAAGGAattagattcacataaattgatcCCCCggagtacatatatatatatatatatatatatatatatatatatatatatatatatatatatatatatatatatatatatatatatatatataaatgaccTGCAGGGAATTATTAGGGTCTTGGGAAGTTCTAAAAACTGCAAAACTGGAAATTTCTCGTTCTTTTTCTTGGCGAAGCATTTTCGTGCATCTAATAACCGATCAGCCAAAATTTCCAGATAAGTTTAAACTCCAGTAATAAATTACTAAATTTTACTGTGTTTTCCACTTGTTAGAGGTATATGTACTTCTTTTCCTGTGGTCCGATGAGCTTAACACCATATAAGTTTTTGTTTCATGAACTGATAacatataattaattaaatttaaatatttcagTGAATAATTACTGACATCCTCAAACCAGCCCTCTTTATCTCCCTAAAACTAAGCCCAGAATCATATCaatatttttgtccatatttacTACACCCACCCTTCCATCACTCACTCATTATTTGAGACTTGAGCACCTTGATAAGTTGATATATGAGACGCTTTTTCGATTCATAGTTTTTTCAAACTATTCTATGCTTTTTTATTCGTACTGAGAACTTTGGTTATAATAGCAccgcttttaaaaaaaattactaaccATTTAATTTATGCACTCCTTTAAAGGAGACTAATGTAGAAGTAAATCTGTTTACAGGTTTCAAGACCAGCTTAAAGTGAATCGTACCAACCCTTGACTTGTTGAGGAGCTTTCGTTGTACTGTTGTTTTCTGTTGTATTCTACCAAGTAGGTGAGTTTTGTTATATTTACGAAATATGTACccatatatagtttgtcttgatAGATGCTATCCCTCTTCCGCCCGTATTTCTCCATCAGGGAAAAAAATTACTGTGTCACAAATCTTAGTCGTGAAATTAAGGTTGTACTTCTTGGAGGCAAATGAAGCTATTTCCCGCttatcaaaatataatatattagcACTTGGTCCCCGTTTGTCGAATgcttttttctacttttttcttcttctcttctgtATCTAGGTGTTTGAGTTTGCGATCCTTgacctttttttaattttttgttttttttatagtTTTGATTAGTGGTGGCAAAATAGTTATCCACCCGTATTATTCGTTAAAAAATGGGTTGAATAATGaacttttttaaaaatgggtcaaatatggataataaCCATATTATCTACAAGAGTAACCTAAGGGCATGATGACTGAAAACTCTCTCGGGGCACGTTAGTCATAACATACGCCATCCATGGAAAGGAGAGCGAAAACCGTCATCCCTGTACAAATTCCGATCCAGAAAGCACCGGGGAAGAATGTTATGCAAGATGCACATGAAGGAATCCAACAAAAAAGGGGAATGGAGCGGAAATTGATAAAACAGTAACGGAGGAAATTAAGGTTCAGCAAATTGCATAGCCATCAAAAACACCAGCGAAGGAGAGAGTAAGCAAATGGAACAATGCTGTCAAAAGTCAAGGAAGTGGAAGCAGACTATCCTGGGCGGATGAAGTCGAAGCACAAGAGAAGGAAGCTGGTAAGCAGGCACATGCAGAGTCAATTTGGGATACGTTTGACATTTCTAAAATATCTAATACTAGATTTAAACTTGAATTTTTGAGTCCTGAAAAGGATGGGGATCGTATGATAAGGGAGATAGAATTGGATGATGTAGAATCTGAAATCATATATTGGAGAAATGCAATTGTTTTGTAGAGGATATGGGGAAACACATGGAATTAACAAACTAGCAATGCTCAAAAATGACATTGTGATGGTGAGGTTTGATACTGAGTTGGGAAAGAATGAAGTCATTCATGAGTTTTTCATTTTGATAACAAACCTTTTATTGTTAAAGCTTGGATTCCAGATATGGAGTTCTCCAAAACAGAACTGTGTACTGTTCCAATATGGATTAGACTGCCAGGGCTGGAGTTTAAGTATTGGAGTGCAACAGGATAAAGTAAGATAGGAAGTTTGATTAGGAAGCCATTAATGGTGGACAAGAATACAGAGAAAAAAGTAGGATTGCAATTTGCTAGAATGCTTGTTGCAGTGACGGTAGGGGATCAATTTCCTAAGGAAATCTACTTCACGAATGAAAAAGGGGAGATCATTGAGCAAATGGTGACATATGATTGGAAGCCAACTAGGTGTGAGGTGTGTCAAAAATATGGTCATACAGAGGATAGATGTAGGAGGAATAAGGAGAACAAAAGTGAGGTGGGGGTACCTACTAAGGGAGATGGCAAACTTATTGTTGTTTCAGTGGAGAATACCAATTAGGtggagtgtcacgaccctaaatccggacccgatagtgatggcgcctctcgtgaagacaaggacaGCTGACACACTCCCAAATCATTTTAAGCAGTTAAAGTAATACAAAttaagtttttaacataaaaataatcccaaaataaggtgaatactacagttgcggaatagacatagcccgacatcggggtgtcaccaatcatgagcatctatcataaaaactacaagtctgaaagagtctacacaactattacataactaaaacagGAGAagataagatagagggagaagcactgggctgggAACGCCGAGCAGCTAACTAGTAAATCTCCGAAATCTACtagaagctctcaaccctcgcaagcaggacctgaagcgcctgaatctgcacacggggcgcagggagtaaagtgagtactccaactcagtgagtaataataataaatgaagactgagcaataagaaatcacgtaaaagcacATCAACATACTATAAAGAAGCAATATAAAACCaataaaagcaatgaaacagtgaaaatatataaaaatacttagttcagaagaagcttctttaaaacacctttttaacagttaaacaattaaatgaaaagcagctagaacagataaacacataaaaattatCCCCCTCGGGCACAACGTCAAcaaaatccgcccctcgagcaatatcatagaacaacaccagcccctcgggctatatcttatatcacaatggatacccgcactcactgggggtgtacaaactccgggagcGGCCCCTTACAGTCCAAGcgaaatatcaagccatctcatggcataatcaataggccctcggcctcatataaacaagtcacctcgtggcgtacaatctcaggccctcggcctcttaATCACGAATCAGtatatcctcacaacacatgcCCTCAGCCTTATATAGttagaatctcacaagccactcgggcaacagtaaaacatgatgctcagcccaaattattatttaaaatatcatttaaagtgttgaaacaagtaaacatggctgagttatgagaACAGTAGAATAAAGCATggctgagtacaagtataaagtcaaaacagtgaggaaatatcagtaaaaatcccctaagggtccaaatagttggcacgaggcccaaatatggcattcagcccaaaacatggtgatagcaaatagttttcaatcaaatacgcgataaaatagtcattcgggatagactaagtcacaatccctaacgattcactaccccacgctcgtcatctagcgtttgcgtcacctcaatattgcacaacgatgtgaagtttggggtttcataccctcacgacaacatttaaaatcattactcacctctatccggtccaaatctctaacCCGCATTGCCTTTGCCTCTGGAATCAGCCTCCGAATgttccaaatctaaccaaaattagtgcaaaccatcaaaatatgctaaggggacaaagcccactcgaaagaaatcaaattacaacacagatcccgaaattggccaaacccgaccccccgaCCCACTTCTCGAAttctgataaaaattacatcaatagactccttatcattCCCCgtgttcattcatatcaaaaacatcaaaatccaaccataaacgacccctcaaatcccaaattctaggtctccaattacaacccctagttcttcaatattaggcttaaattccatgattaattaggtagaattcacattagaatcaagtattaagtccataaatcttacctccaagtgattccccttgaatccctcttcaatcctcttcaaaaagctccaaaatcgctcaaaaatggtggaagttagcCCCAAAGTCACGGACAAATCGccatttaaacattctgcccatgcattaaatccttcttcacgaacgcggtcaaagcctcgcgttcgcgaagcacaaactgatGTTGACCACATTtccctctttcgcgaacgcgaccactacctcgcgaacgcgatgactctACAActcaaccttcgcgaatgcggctccccttctcgcgaacgcgatgcccaatGGCCCAGCCCTTCGCGAAAGCAGGACCtacctcgtgaacgcgaaggacaAAACTCCAACCTCACCTGCTAACCCTTCCCGAACGCAAggccccactcgcgaacgcgaaggccaatcgTCTGCAACACTTAACAACAGTTTTCTGCAGTTTCACAACATTAAATGGTCCGATTTACCACctaaaactcactcgaggcccccggggcctcaaccaaacaaaccaacatatcccataacatcattcaaactttttccaatcttcggaacactcaaaataacattaaaacaccaaattcgcatcagattcaagcctaagaatttcaaaatcttctaaattacgcttttgataaaaaagtctactaaaacacgtccgaatgacctgaaattttgcacacacatcccaaatgacacactggaactactgcaacttccggaattccattccgacccctatatcaaaactcacctatcaaccggaaaacgccaaaattccaattttgccaattcaagcctaaatctactctggacctccaaaacacatttcgatcatgctcctatgtcccaaatcaccttccgaagctatccgaactatcgaaactcatatccgagccttctaacacataagtcaacatcctgttgacttttgtaatttaagcttcctcaaaagagactaagtgtctcaaaccttaccaaatcctgtCTGAACcggagccaaccaacccgataacacatagaacctataaataaagcaataagaagtagaaattgggaaaatggagcggtaactcatgaaacgaccggctgggGCGTTACATGGAGGGTACATCTACGAGTGTTAATGAGCTTGATCAAAGGACAAATCCTGCTAAACAGGTGCAGGAGATGGGAAGGAACAGAAGGTATCAAGGGAGAGGGTGGACTCAACCAGTGATGACACTGAATGGAAATGGGGCTCAGGATATAATCAAGAATGTAATAATAACCAAAAACTCTTTCATGCCACTTGGGAGGGAGGAAGGTGAAAAGAATGGGGAAGTACATGGAATGAGGGTGGACTATCATCTCTCCAAGTGGGGGATGGTTAATATACTTAGCTAGAATGTGAGAGGCCTGAATGGCCTCACCAAGCAGAAGGAAGTTAAAATCCTCTGCAATGAGCTAGATGTTGGATTAATTGGTCTTTTGTAGACTAAAATAAAGAATAATAAGATTGATATAATAAATGCTAGAATGTTTGAAGGTTGGAAATACTATACTAACCATTTGTCTCACTACAATGGGAGAATCTGGTTGGTGTGGAAGGAGGAAGTATATAATATTACAATAATTAGTGAGAATGCTCAGGCTATAACCTGCAAGGTGAATCACTTACTATTAAAAGTGGAGTTTATAGCTACATTTGTATATGCATACAATCAGAAGGAAGAGAGAAAGGCATTATGAGAGTACTTCAATCAAGTATCAGTGGGAATAAATCAATCATGGATAGTGTTAGGAGACTTCAACTCTGTCTTGCATGTGAAGGGCAGAAAAAGAGGTAATCCGTTTACTATAGCTGAAGTTCTGGATTTTCAAACATGTTTAGACAAGAATAGACAGATGGAACTTCCTAATGAAGGATGCTCTTATACATGGAATGACAAACAAGAGAATGGAAATGTGTTCTCTAGAATTGATTGGGTGTTTGTTAATAGGGATTGGATGGATAATATGGTGGACTGTCGAGCAAGGTTCTTACCTGAAGGGGTGAGTGATCACAACCCAGTACAAGTCACAACCATGCATCATACTAGTAGGAGAAAGAAAGCTTTCAAATACTGTAATGTATGGAGTACTCATTCCCAATTTATAGAAATAGTTGAGGATGGATGGAAGCAGGACATAGAAGGATGGAAGATGTTTCAAGAAGCTGCATAAAAGAAACTTCATAACATAGCGAAGGAAGCAACACTAGATAGAGAGCAGCTGTTGAAGAGCCAAGAACAACTTCAGCTTAATCCTTTGGATGTGAACTTACAACAAGAGACGAGGAGATTGGGGGCAAAGTTTTAGAGATCTAACTACCTGGCAGAAATATTTCTTCAACAAAGGAATAAAGCTAATTGGATATGACTGGAGGATGATAATACTAAGTACTTCTACTCTATTATCATGTACAAGAAGTTAGTACAAGCAGTCACACAGGTGCAAGATAGTAATGGGAATATACAGGATGATCTAGAAGCTATAACTGAAGTGTTTGTTAAGTTTTATAAAGAACTATTAAGGGAACATGGAGGGTGGAGAAGAATAGCATCACCATGGTTTCTACATAATGGCCACAAATTAACTACACAACAACTGGATTTAATTGCCCCATACACAAGGAAAGATGTTAAAGATGCAATGATGAGTATAAATGTGAACAAAAGCCCTTGGGCCCGATGGATTTGGAAGTGGTTTTTTCAAGAGTGCATGGAGGATAGTTGGTGATGAAGTGAGCGAAGCTATGTTAGACTTTCTAAAAATGGGAAGCTATTGAAACAACTGAATGCAACACTGATTAGTTTGATCCCTAAGGTGCCTAATCCAATGAATGTTGGGCAGTTTAGACCAATCTCTTGTTGCAATACTATATGCAAATGTATCTCTAAAATTCTATGTAGTAGACTTAAGAGATTACTTCCATTACTGGTTAGTGAATCATAGGTAGTGTTTGTCCAAGGAAGATCACTAGTGCATAATGTATTGATTTATCATGACCTCATGCGACAATATAACAGAAAAACAACTCCAAGATGTTTaatgaagattgacttgaggaaGACTTATGATATGGTACCCTGGGAGTTTATAGAGGAGATGCTGAAAGGCTGTGGATTTCCAGGAAGCTTCATCCAATTGGTAATGGCATGTGTTTCTACTACTTCCTTTTCTATCAAAGGGAATAGGGAGGGATATGATTACTTTGCTGGAAGAAGGGAATTGAGGCAAGGTGATCCGATATCACATCTCTCGTTTGAAATGGTTATGAAGTACTTGTCCAGAATTATGGGAAGAATAAGTCAATTACCAAACTTACTTTCGATTTCATCCGATGTGTATGAGACAGAAGCTTACTCATATGATATTTGCTGACAACCTCATGGTTTTTTGCAAAGGAAATATTAGCTCTGATAGTAGAGTTATGGAAgcactaaaatattttttagaggTAACTGGCTTAACATCAAATGTGGATATATAAGTCTAATACGTTTGTGGCTGGAGTAGATACAGAGTTGAAGGAAAAGTTAGTAGAGATGACTGAATTTGTAGTAGGGACATTTCTAATAAGGTACTTGGGATTACCACTTTCGCCTAAGAAGTAGAATAAGATGGAATGTCACCAATTGATATTGAAGATTACAGAGAAAATTAGAACTTACTCTGCTAAGAATCTATCTTATGCAGGTAAGTTACAAGTTATAAACTCTGTTCTATTTTCATTACATAACTTTTGGGGAGCAGTATTCATCCTCCCACAGAGTGTATTAAAAGAAGTTAATAGGAAATGCATAGAATGTTTATGGTGCAATAACGCAGAACAGAAAAAGGTCTCTCTAGTTGCATGAGAGAAATATTGCAAGCCAAAAGCACAAGGGGGT
Above is a window of Nicotiana tabacum cultivar K326 chromosome 8, ASM71507v2, whole genome shotgun sequence DNA encoding:
- the LOC107777554 gene encoding WUSCHEL-related homeobox 11 isoform X2, which encodes MEDEAQDSTSSNQSNSTRSNSERNEPVRSRWNPKPEQILILESIFNSGMVNPPKDETVRIRKILEQFGAVGDANVFYWFQNRRSRSRRRQRQIQASLNATNENSRSGGEQAANCSSGCAIQFGPSSISFPMAAPSNYLVLGSSSSSCGGDMGNNANDGTNGLFPFSGQMGLPEIEQNSSVSSILCSPADNANLHYQTGFITVFINGVATEVPRGPLDMNSMFGQENLALYHSSGVPLPVNEYGFVVQSLQHGESYFLVSRPA
- the LOC107777554 gene encoding WUSCHEL-related homeobox 11 isoform X1 → MEDEAQDSTSSNQSNSTRSNSERNEPVRSRWNPKPEQILILESIFNSGMVNPPKDETVRIRKILEQFGAVGDANVFYWFQNRRSRSRRRQRQIQASLNATNENSRSGGEQAANCSSGCAIQFGPSSISFPMAAPSNYLVLGSSSSSCGGDMGNNANDGTNGLFPFSGQMGLPEIEQNSSVSSILCSPADNANLHYQTGAEVVCVSGFITVFINGVATEVPRGPLDMNSMFGQENLALYHSSGVPLPVNEYGFVVQSLQHGESYFLVSRPA